From BD1-7 clade bacterium, one genomic window encodes:
- the arsM_1 gene encoding Arsenite methyltransferase — MNAKTTAEKVQDYYGKVLQSSADLKTSACCPIDAMPAHLLPLMRNLHDDVKNKFYGCGSPIPLAIEGTTVLDLGCGTGRDAYLLAQLVGESGSVIGVDMTDEQLDVARTHDDFHRKAFGYARSNTRFEKAYIEDLGFLDDNSVDVVVSNCVINLSADKAAVFQEIFRVLKPGGELYFSDIYASRRISQPLREDPVLLGECLSGALYTEDFRRMMADVGCQDFRIMSKGTVELHDPVIIEKIGMVDFYSITVRAFKLDLEDRCENFGQIATYRGGIKHATHQFALDDHHLFEKGLPMPICGNTARMLEDTRLTAFFDVLGNTDTHYGLFDCGADDGVKTSSEAPCC, encoded by the coding sequence ATGAACGCAAAAACGACCGCCGAAAAGGTACAGGATTACTACGGCAAGGTACTGCAAAGCTCTGCCGATCTGAAAACCAGCGCCTGCTGCCCAATCGATGCCATGCCGGCCCACTTATTGCCACTCATGCGTAATCTGCATGATGACGTGAAAAACAAATTTTACGGCTGCGGATCACCCATTCCATTAGCAATCGAAGGCACTACCGTTCTCGACTTAGGCTGCGGCACCGGCCGTGATGCCTATCTATTGGCACAACTGGTGGGCGAATCAGGTAGCGTCATCGGCGTCGACATGACCGATGAACAACTCGACGTTGCCCGCACGCACGATGACTTTCACCGCAAAGCATTTGGCTATGCGCGTTCAAACACCCGTTTTGAAAAAGCCTATATCGAAGATTTAGGGTTTCTCGACGACAACTCTGTGGATGTCGTCGTTTCCAACTGTGTCATTAACCTGTCGGCTGACAAAGCTGCCGTCTTCCAGGAAATTTTTCGCGTACTGAAACCCGGTGGCGAATTGTATTTCTCCGACATCTATGCCAGCCGGCGTATTTCCCAGCCACTACGAGAAGACCCGGTATTGTTGGGCGAATGTTTGTCAGGCGCGCTCTACACCGAAGATTTTCGACGCATGATGGCCGATGTTGGCTGCCAGGATTTTCGCATCATGAGCAAAGGCACGGTTGAACTCCACGACCCGGTCATTATCGAAAAAATTGGCATGGTAGATTTTTATTCCATTACCGTGCGTGCCTTCAAACTGGATCTGGAAGATCGTTGTGAAAACTTCGGGCAGATAGCAACCTACCGAGGCGGTATCAAACACGCTACTCACCAGTTTGCACTCGATGATCACCACCTGTTTGAAAAAGGCTTACCAATGCCAATTTGCGGCAACACGGCTCGAATGTTAGAAGACACTCGCTTAACAGCCTTTTTCGATGTATTAGGCAACACCGACACCCACTATGGGCTGTTTGACTGTGGTGCCGATGATGGCGTAAAAACTAGCAGCGAAGCGCCCTGCTGCTAA
- the tetA_2 gene encoding Tetracycline resistance protein, class B, which produces MTAAQRWVLLGIAAIDAGAASMLLPILPYLGKATGISLHMVALCLAVYPIAGLIGAIWLGRLADQKGIRLVLIVSSLCACFGFSLLLLKPGVVTFVIARALNGIGTFTIISIQAAVSTAVEDHALARTMARLAVAAGAGGIGGRALGSFLAGNGAELQLVEPVFAALVVSVIALVSVLVGARSIAFVDNERSAVKTDRGSFFRLAQERVAYLQENRRLTRVIALTSIFSLVSSVTVALLPAWLFDRGLVHSARGMMPVYVVPACTYIFFQLLLATRLTRWLSFRELLVFAFSLYAAGILVVVIGYSRWQLAAVLCGFVMNSLATAILVPVLQALTYEYSQKKTLMSDLGLTAAFARIFTALGVAIAGPLYFVSPDQPYWFAFVAIVIALLVSLLGPPIGKLADSGGTHES; this is translated from the coding sequence ATGACTGCCGCGCAACGCTGGGTATTACTAGGCATTGCTGCAATTGATGCGGGTGCAGCGTCAATGCTGTTGCCGATACTTCCCTATTTGGGCAAGGCTACTGGCATCAGTTTGCATATGGTCGCGCTGTGTCTTGCTGTATACCCTATTGCCGGTCTTATAGGTGCTATTTGGCTTGGGCGCCTAGCTGACCAAAAAGGTATACGTCTTGTTTTGATCGTATCCAGCTTATGTGCGTGTTTTGGTTTTTCATTACTATTGTTAAAGCCAGGTGTTGTGACATTTGTTATCGCGCGGGCACTAAATGGCATTGGTACTTTTACGATAATTTCGATTCAGGCGGCAGTGAGCACGGCTGTTGAGGATCACGCGCTTGCCCGTACCATGGCTCGACTTGCTGTTGCTGCCGGTGCTGGTGGCATTGGTGGTCGAGCATTGGGTAGTTTTTTGGCAGGAAACGGTGCGGAACTTCAGCTGGTTGAACCTGTTTTTGCTGCACTGGTTGTGTCGGTGATTGCCTTGGTTAGTGTGCTGGTAGGAGCCCGATCGATTGCTTTTGTAGATAATGAACGTTCTGCTGTTAAGACTGATCGAGGATCTTTTTTCAGGCTTGCACAAGAGCGTGTGGCCTATCTGCAAGAAAACCGGCGCCTTACGCGCGTGATCGCATTGACCTCTATTTTTAGCTTAGTCTCCAGCGTAACTGTCGCATTGTTACCAGCATGGTTATTTGATCGAGGACTTGTGCATTCTGCTAGAGGGATGATGCCGGTTTACGTGGTTCCAGCATGTACTTATATTTTTTTTCAGTTGCTGCTTGCAACAAGGCTGACTCGTTGGTTGTCATTCAGGGAACTGTTGGTTTTTGCGTTTTCCTTATATGCGGCAGGAATATTGGTGGTTGTGATCGGTTACTCGAGGTGGCAGCTAGCGGCGGTATTATGCGGATTTGTGATGAATTCTTTGGCAACGGCCATTCTCGTGCCCGTTTTGCAGGCATTAACTTACGAATATAGTCAAAAGAAAACCTTGATGAGTGATTTAGGATTAACTGCCGCTTTTGCTCGAATTTTTACGGCCTTAGGTGTCGCGATTGCTGGGCCGCTATACTTTGTCTCACCCGACCAGCCATATTGGTTTGCTTTTGTTGCCATCGTAATTGCTTTGCTGGTGAGCCTCCTGGGGCCACCTATTGGGAAACTTGCTGACAGCGGAGGGACGCATGAGTCATGA
- a CDS encoding Cytochrome P450 107B1 has translation MNVVLKLSGPQFDTKDMTFRKNPMAVFEQLREKWPIFHHQQLDAWICTRHEDVTQFLRDDRVSTDFTIARNGPQKKPIEKQSGFEKIFTFGTAQLSRADHQRIRKLALPAFSTELLEPTTHRLTKLAHSLIDNTVGIQRFNFADKIAGKMPIASICELLQITVDDQHFDDFITFVVILLQSANNMYPDMENREHNAILAQPGYEFICSIIEKRRNHLKQDDFLSYLIMANEEGDTISNDELVSLVCALLTAGTSSAVHLQNRLIWNLHKHPDEDQKLRRNPSLIQSAIQEVLRFNFFDSPNMIGIRRYAIEDFTWKDQCIRRGDTIMLQMGAAHRDPRAFENSDQFIIERNQTNNRVFGIGPHFCMGNMLARAEVEAIYRALIERYPDYCVDGIEYLADEPTEEKALWMKPSSH, from the coding sequence ATGAACGTAGTGCTAAAACTATCTGGACCTCAGTTCGACACTAAAGACATGACGTTCAGAAAAAATCCGATGGCAGTATTCGAACAATTACGCGAAAAATGGCCAATTTTTCATCATCAGCAACTCGACGCATGGATATGCACACGTCACGAAGATGTGACACAATTTTTACGCGATGACCGTGTCTCAACCGATTTCACCATCGCCCGAAACGGCCCTCAAAAAAAACCTATCGAAAAACAAAGTGGCTTCGAAAAAATCTTTACCTTCGGTACTGCCCAGCTTTCCCGCGCAGATCACCAGCGTATACGTAAGTTAGCCCTACCTGCGTTTTCAACGGAACTCCTGGAACCCACAACACATCGACTGACGAAACTGGCTCATTCATTAATCGACAATACTGTTGGCATACAACGCTTCAATTTTGCAGATAAAATTGCCGGTAAAATGCCAATTGCATCGATATGCGAACTCTTACAGATAACTGTCGACGATCAACACTTCGATGATTTTATTACGTTTGTCGTTATTTTGCTGCAATCTGCCAACAACATGTATCCGGATATGGAAAACCGTGAACATAACGCCATACTCGCGCAACCGGGCTACGAATTCATATGCTCAATAATTGAAAAACGCCGCAACCACCTCAAACAGGATGATTTTCTTAGTTATCTAATTATGGCTAACGAGGAAGGCGACACAATATCCAACGACGAGTTGGTATCATTAGTTTGCGCTCTACTAACTGCAGGTACAAGCAGTGCAGTTCACTTGCAAAACCGTCTAATTTGGAATTTACACAAGCATCCAGATGAAGATCAAAAGCTTCGGCGTAATCCTTCATTGATTCAGTCTGCCATTCAGGAGGTTCTTCGATTCAATTTCTTTGACAGCCCAAACATGATAGGGATCAGGCGTTATGCAATTGAAGACTTTACGTGGAAGGATCAATGTATCCGCAGAGGTGACACCATTATGCTGCAGATGGGTGCAGCCCACCGTGATCCTCGTGCGTTTGAAAACTCCGATCAGTTTATTATCGAAAGGAATCAGACCAACAACCGCGTATTTGGGATAGGCCCACACTTTTGTATGGGTAACATGCTGGCACGAGCCGAAGTTGAGGCAATCTACCGAGCTCTGATTGAGCGATACCCTGATTACTGCGTTGATGGCATTGAATACCTTGCGGATGAGCCTACAGAAGAAAAGGCACTCTGGATGAAGCCTTCAAGCCACTGA
- a CDS encoding Epothilone C/D epoxidase: MKEPIELDFNPQSLAFVENPWPVYRHLQANAPLHFHKSMQGWFVSRYDDVMRLIRDDRLSTSFYDWEFAPAKPVGDDISDFDRLLSNATFQLKHQDHQRIRRLVSPAFAPRVQHKIERQLKTLADELFQSVPHKAPFDYVTAISRQMPAKSIARIIGIAIEDEAAFEKLVMGMTEGINPLLSEEIRQHAINGISEGIDLLRHVIDERRTNPQDDDFLSQLILAEEEGEKLSHWELIALIAALVAAGADTAGQLHTQLIVCLHRNPSQAKLLHKQPDLIQAAITETLRFDFFKSPGQLRYMLEDVDYGGVTFKAGQMVILSLGSAHRDPDIFENPDQFIIERDQSASHVFSMGPHYCMGAVIARAQGEAVWRALNERFPNYRIISEPLYDPQQGMAAVELMVSPR; the protein is encoded by the coding sequence ATGAAAGAGCCTATAGAACTGGATTTTAATCCTCAATCGCTGGCTTTTGTTGAGAACCCGTGGCCTGTTTATAGACATCTTCAAGCCAATGCTCCGTTGCATTTTCATAAAAGTATGCAGGGCTGGTTTGTTAGCCGTTATGACGACGTGATGAGACTCATACGCGATGATAGATTGAGTACGAGCTTTTACGATTGGGAGTTTGCTCCAGCAAAGCCAGTCGGAGATGATATCAGTGATTTTGACCGGCTGTTGTCAAATGCTACATTTCAACTCAAGCATCAAGACCATCAACGGATTCGACGTCTTGTCAGTCCAGCGTTTGCGCCGCGTGTGCAGCACAAAATTGAACGTCAGCTGAAAACGCTAGCGGATGAATTGTTTCAGTCAGTGCCACACAAAGCCCCCTTTGATTATGTTACAGCGATTAGTCGTCAAATGCCGGCTAAATCGATCGCCCGCATTATCGGCATTGCCATCGAGGATGAAGCAGCATTTGAAAAGCTTGTCATGGGTATGACGGAGGGCATTAACCCATTGCTCAGCGAAGAAATTCGTCAGCATGCCATCAACGGTATCTCTGAGGGCATTGATTTGCTCAGACATGTGATTGATGAGCGCAGGACTAACCCGCAAGATGATGATTTTTTGAGTCAGCTAATCCTAGCGGAAGAAGAAGGTGAAAAATTAAGCCATTGGGAGTTGATCGCTTTGATTGCTGCATTGGTCGCGGCAGGGGCAGATACTGCAGGGCAGCTACACACTCAATTGATTGTTTGCCTGCATCGAAACCCTTCGCAAGCAAAATTATTGCATAAACAACCTGATCTAATTCAAGCGGCGATCACAGAAACGCTGCGTTTTGATTTTTTTAAAAGCCCTGGTCAGTTAAGATACATGTTGGAAGATGTTGATTACGGTGGAGTGACTTTCAAGGCAGGGCAGATGGTGATTTTATCTCTTGGCTCAGCGCATCGGGATCCGGATATATTTGAAAACCCCGATCAGTTTATTATCGAACGAGACCAGTCTGCCAGTCATGTGTTCAGTATGGGGCCACATTATTGTATGGGCGCTGTTATTGCACGAGCTCAGGGGGAAGCTGTTTGGAGAGCGTTGAATGAAAGGTTCCCGAATTATAGGATAATTTCCGAGCCTCTTTACGACCCGCAGCAGGGAATGGCAGCGGTAGAGCTCATGGTTAGCCCAAGATGA
- the lgrB_1 gene encoding Linear gramicidin synthase subunit B, with protein sequence MQRFRIKASPYTELFWRVYQFDPKRTDYNIVIEQVLNQSVDKARLTSALRRFVEDHPLFNAHLTLVDDALYWEMNPSVDLLTQLLDSASFDHFCDLPFDMATGPLYRFGLYQRDDGNYHFVFIAHHVLIDGLSGMEMVDLLTQYYSDAEFRVEVDIVDIERINCLLHEKVAALYKSGAIEYWREALDGFPVTNDIPIIPEITSGSDQQVSECYFRISYDEWSSWSVDEYLGKRQFSVLIAAWALLCSRLSNQERTHVNFPMSIREGQDFSYAAHVNTLIYPITLDGSVSFYELVSAGITHLKSMRLDEQTHFGYLPTPAILQTSAIQSLNIGFAQTRIDNKLLFPKEIQHVEGYVRGHDNSISGDDVSLEYAPTPKGLSFRLAYRADKFGHAQMERIALYYQILVKRALGNPYASAARINFMPDEDIQRLSSQQHKLNQPFLDCLPVHHAFSHMATREPEAIALVTEKTTMTYQELERRSSQLASLLVQEVLDPGIPGQQIIALCFEPSIEMLVALLAVLKAGHAFVAISVQYPPERAQYVIEDSGASKLLCAGNIPLLEHIEGIGCLDISESHYLKYSDKVPETSGGSLAYLVYTSGTTGRPKGVKIRHHGLSNLIHYLIHSYPVISSDKLMLFAPLAFDASIEQIFNALVSGAQLHLLTHEEILDPKKLSIKIQKHNITQLDCTPTFLHAIAPYVDFTGVQRIVVGGEAYVPAKLLNFQGILINTYGPSETTITATMGVVDELDTFTSIGCPVDNTVCYVLDRFGQLVPQGVFGELYISGVGLSSGYRNLAEHTNIAFLPNPFIDESTTAIFQRVYKTGDIVRWRSKKRLEYQGRIDDQVKIRGYRIELAAVETILSRVDGVLQAAVNVEKNGNRQPMLIAFYVSDSAIDNAKLHFEMAKSLPVYMLPQAYVLVDSIPVTTNGKVNRTSLPAYRVSSEHFSGPRNDLEEQLCHIWQNALGTHAIGIFDDFFALGADSISCIKVVAALQKLGFHCSTKNIGDYANIANLAYFLREQSDGSNIMEEQGRLSGYFDLLPMQHRFFDQSMANPNHYNHAFLIKVFDLDLARLQSAIEQLVERHDALRIIFCNGQQCYEPEICQFSLEVIDCKGMNDKAIQQTLTQWQCGFSLDQAPLWSVGYLRNYRAGEDRLFFAAHCQLIDVISWSIIRNDLYSFYHHQASDPKRTSYRQWGQALKEFHSLYPDLDEHWSQLLLADPWKNYDLGTKSNPSETIITINERRSEILLREALSAYHCQVHDLLLSALAMGIRDVFHLKSSCILFETHGRAPVFPRLDVSQTVGRFANFYPQEITALDNIGETIIHNKESRSRYREKRLTFGSWYYGASNHRESLPLPVINYNFLGALGKDSHAWPIMVEPAGAYTDSQNRAPTLLNINVFSLCDKTVVRIDSVLNKELLEALSASFERHLNEVIDHCMAQVEQQKLRHTPSDFCDVGVSQATIDELTNLYPATHIFNSSSMQQEFLNRYSLRENDSAYHLQLIGDIRGPLDFERYKRAWDSAIRHFDSLRACFWPYGSRWLQIMLPFSPLEWRQLDVDSDAMSWLQADRAHRFEPMKPDMLRLYYAKMSDDRFKILVSVHHALIDNRGIHNLLEFVNEAYTIDSADLRAFSLPMNSHVAYQRYISSQWDNCKNYWLDKVESLSLXPQQAGFLDVCDPDANEYTYLEISCCLSSDVSAKISELARQQGVSDKALCHFAWQKLLNIATKSRVTMATTTVSGRNMPVDGLSSSAGLYLNFLPIIMDWQAHTKISSCLRSIQCDMNDMEKHSFYPLLDLELAIGCNVQSSFIYDEYPTSEMVWANDGLTVEVEQVAGSPGLALSCRLTPGNEGLGVTIIYRQQLLRDGQAQWVLARLLRIFDELPFVAEEPHISLDESSE encoded by the coding sequence ATGCAGCGATTTAGGATCAAAGCCAGCCCATACACAGAGCTATTTTGGCGTGTATACCAATTTGATCCTAAACGTACAGACTATAATATCGTTATCGAACAGGTACTCAACCAGTCTGTTGATAAGGCTCGACTTACCTCTGCACTTCGTCGTTTTGTTGAAGATCACCCTTTGTTCAACGCCCACCTAACGCTTGTGGATGATGCCCTGTATTGGGAAATGAATCCGTCAGTTGATTTGCTTACGCAGCTGTTAGATAGTGCTTCATTTGACCATTTTTGTGACCTACCCTTCGATATGGCTACTGGCCCGCTTTATCGGTTTGGTCTCTATCAGAGAGATGACGGTAATTACCATTTTGTTTTTATCGCGCACCATGTCCTCATTGATGGTTTGTCTGGGATGGAGATGGTAGATCTTCTTACGCAATATTATTCAGATGCGGAGTTTCGTGTTGAAGTTGATATTGTGGATATCGAACGCATTAATTGTTTGTTACACGAAAAAGTCGCTGCGCTATACAAAAGTGGGGCTATCGAATATTGGCGAGAAGCCTTAGACGGCTTCCCGGTTACTAACGATATTCCTATTATTCCTGAAATAACCAGTGGATCAGATCAGCAAGTTAGCGAATGTTACTTCCGTATTTCTTATGATGAATGGTCCAGTTGGAGCGTCGATGAATATCTGGGGAAGCGTCAGTTTTCTGTTTTGATTGCTGCTTGGGCATTGCTGTGTAGCAGATTGTCGAATCAGGAGAGGACGCACGTTAATTTTCCGATGAGTATTCGTGAAGGGCAAGATTTTTCCTATGCAGCACATGTAAATACACTGATTTATCCGATAACGCTTGATGGCTCCGTTAGTTTTTATGAGTTAGTAAGTGCGGGTATCACGCACTTAAAATCAATGCGTTTGGATGAACAAACACATTTCGGATATTTGCCTACCCCAGCCATATTACAAACAAGTGCAATTCAATCGTTAAACATTGGTTTTGCGCAGACCCGTATCGACAATAAGTTGCTTTTTCCTAAAGAAATTCAGCATGTAGAGGGTTATGTTCGTGGCCATGATAATTCAATTTCCGGTGATGACGTGTCGTTGGAGTATGCTCCAACGCCGAAGGGGCTGTCTTTTCGGCTGGCCTATCGGGCGGATAAATTCGGCCATGCACAAATGGAACGGATTGCCCTTTATTATCAAATATTGGTTAAGAGAGCATTGGGTAATCCATATGCTTCGGCAGCAAGAATTAATTTTATGCCGGATGAGGATATCCAGCGTCTGAGCAGTCAGCAGCATAAGCTGAATCAGCCATTTTTGGATTGCCTGCCGGTCCATCATGCGTTTAGCCATATGGCGACACGTGAACCTGAGGCTATTGCGTTAGTCACTGAAAAAACAACGATGACTTATCAGGAGCTGGAGCGTCGAAGCTCTCAGCTCGCCAGCTTGCTTGTACAGGAGGTACTGGATCCTGGTATACCTGGNCAGCAGATAATCGCACTGTGTTTTGAGCCTAGTATTGAAATGCTCGTTGCCTTGCTGGCTGTATTGAAAGCTGGGCATGCCTTTGTTGCCATTTCAGTACAATACCCCCCTGAACGTGCACAGTATGTGATAGAAGATAGTGGTGCCTCTAAATTATTATGCGCGGGCAATATTCCATTATTGGAGCATATTGAAGGAATCGGTTGCTTGGATATCAGTGAATCGCATTATCTCAAGTATTCGGACAAAGTGCCGGAGACTAGCGGCGGTTCGCTGGCCTATCTTGTTTATACTTCTGGGACAACTGGCAGGCCTAAAGGTGTTAAAATCCGGCATCATGGGTTGTCCAATTTGATCCACTATCTAATCCATTCGTACCCGGTCATCAGCAGTGACAAATTAATGCTATTTGCTCCGCTGGCTTTTGATGCGAGTATCGAGCAAATTTTTAATGCGTTGGTCTCTGGAGCACAGCTACATCTTTTAACTCACGAAGAAATCCTCGATCCTAAAAAGCTATCTATCAAGATACAAAAGCACAATATCACCCAGCTCGACTGTACCCCGACTTTTCTGCATGCCATAGCGCCTTATGTTGATTTCACGGGAGTGCAACGTATCGTTGTTGGTGGCGAAGCCTATGTTCCTGCAAAACTACTTAACTTTCAGGGTATTTTGATTAACACATACGGCCCGAGCGAGACGACAATCACTGCAACTATGGGGGTTGTCGATGAACTTGATACTTTTACATCAATCGGCTGCCCAGTCGATAATACAGTGTGTTATGTATTGGATCGCTTTGGTCAGCTTGTCCCGCAAGGGGTGTTTGGCGAGCTCTACATCAGCGGTGTTGGGCTTAGTTCCGGGTATCGTAATCTTGCTGAACATACGAATATTGCGTTTTTACCCAACCCTTTCATCGATGAGTCTACGACTGCGATCTTCCAGCGAGTGTATAAAACGGGTGATATTGTGCGTTGGCGGAGTAAAAAACGATTGGAGTATCAGGGGCGCATAGATGATCAGGTAAAAATCCGTGGATATCGAATCGAACTCGCTGCAGTGGAGACCATTCTGTCCCGTGTCGATGGTGTACTCCAGGCAGCTGTTAACGTCGAAAAAAATGGCAATAGGCAGCCAATGCTGATTGCATTCTATGTGAGTGATAGCGCGATAGATAATGCAAAATTACATTTTGAAATGGCTAAGTCGTTACCTGTTTACATGTTACCGCAGGCTTACGTTCTTGTTGATTCGATACCAGTCACTACTAATGGAAAAGTGAATAGAACTAGTTTACCCGCATATCGAGTGTCCTCAGAGCATTTCTCTGGGCCTCGAAATGATCTTGAAGAGCAGCTATGTCATATATGGCAGAACGCTTTGGGTACGCATGCGATTGGTATTTTTGACGATTTTTTTGCGCTAGGCGCCGATTCTATCAGTTGTATTAAGGTCGTAGCAGCACTTCAAAAACTAGGGTTTCACTGCAGCACCAAGAATATTGGTGATTATGCGAACATAGCAAATCTGGCATATTTTCTGCGAGAGCAATCTGATGGTTCGAATATTATGGAGGAACAGGGACGTTTATCCGGCTATTTTGATCTATTACCAATGCAGCATCGCTTTTTTGACCAATCAATGGCAAATCCCAATCACTATAACCATGCGTTCCTTATTAAGGTATTTGATTTGGATCTTGCTCGATTGCAGTCTGCAATTGAGCAATTAGTTGAGCGGCATGATGCTTTACGGATAATTTTTTGTAATGGCCAGCAGTGCTATGAACCGGAGATTTGCCAATTTTCGTTGGAAGTGATTGATTGTAAAGGCATGAATGACAAAGCTATACAGCAAACACTAACGCAGTGGCAGTGCGGATTTTCTTTGGATCAAGCTCCATTGTGGTCTGTCGGCTATCTTCGTAATTACCGCGCGGGCGAGGACCGATTATTTTTTGCGGCCCACTGCCAACTTATAGATGTCATATCCTGGTCCATTATTCGCAATGATCTTTATAGCTTTTATCATCACCAGGCTTCTGATCCGAAAAGAACGAGTTACAGGCAATGGGGGCAAGCTCTCAAGGAGTTTCATTCGTTATATCCTGATCTAGATGAGCATTGGAGCCAATTACTGCTGGCAGATCCCTGGAAGAACTATGATCTTGGTACTAAATCGAATCCATCAGAAACGATAATCACTATAAATGAACGTCGCTCAGAAATTCTTCTTCGAGAAGCTCTGTCTGCGTATCATTGTCAGGTACATGATCTTTTGTTGTCTGCCTTAGCAATGGGTATTCGAGACGTTTTTCATCTCAAGAGCAGTTGTATTCTTTTTGAAACCCATGGCAGGGCACCAGTTTTTCCAAGATTGGATGTTAGTCAAACAGTTGGTCGATTTGCCAATTTTTACCCGCAGGAAATAACCGCACTTGATAATATTGGTGAGACCATTATCCATAATAAGGAGAGTCGTTCTCGTTATCGTGAAAAAAGACTGACTTTCGGTTCTTGGTATTACGGGGCATCAAACCATCGAGAATCATTGCCTTTACCTGTTATTAATTACAACTTCTTAGGTGCATTGGGCAAGGATAGCCATGCTTGGCCTATCATGGTTGAACCTGCTGGTGCATACACGGATTCACAGAATCGCGCACCGACTTTATTGAATATCAATGTTTTTTCCCTATGTGACAAAACGGTTGTTCGTATAGACAGTGTTCTGAATAAAGAGCTTCTGGAAGCTTTGAGTGCTTCTTTTGAGCGGCATCTGAATGAGGTAATCGACCACTGCATGGCGCAGGTAGAGCAACAGAAGCTACGCCATACACCATCAGATTTTTGTGATGTCGGCGTTAGTCAGGCGACGATTGACGAATTGACAAATCTTTATCCGGCGACGCACATATTTAATAGCAGTAGCATGCAGCAAGAATTCCTTAATCGTTACTCGCTCAGAGAAAATGATAGCGCGTACCATCTGCAGCTGATCGGGGATATCAGGGGGCCTTTGGATTTCGAGCGTTATAAGCGAGCGTGGGATTCAGCAATACGCCATTTTGATTCTCTGCGAGCTTGTTTTTGGCCTTATGGCAGCCGTTGGCTCCAGATAATGCTACCGTTCTCGCCTTTGGAATGGCGTCAGTTGGATGTGGATTCGGATGCAATGTCGTGGTTACAGGCTGACAGGGCACATCGATTTGAGCCTATGAAACCCGATATGTTGCGCCTCTATTACGCAAAGATGAGTGATGATCGATTTAAGATCTTGGTTAGTGTACATCATGCGTTGATCGACAATCGTGGAATTCATAACTTGTTGGAGTTTGTCAATGAAGCTTACACGATAGACAGCGCTGATTTGCGTGCGTTTTCGCTGCCAATGAATAGCCATGTTGCTTATCAGCGCTATATTTCCAGCCAGTGGGATAACTGCAAAAATTACTGGCTGGACAAGGTAGAGTCGTTGAGTTTATNGCCTCAACAAGCAGGTTTTCTTGATGTTTGTGACCCTGATGCAAATGAATACACCTATCTTGAGATTTCCTGTTGTTTGAGTTCTGACGTGTCTGCAAAAATTAGTGAGTTGGCTAGGCAGCAGGGGGTTTCTGATAAGGCGCTATGCCACTTTGCTTGGCAAAAACTGCTGAATATCGCGACTAAATCCCGTGTTACGATGGCTACGACCACCGTATCAGGCAGAAATATGCCAGTGGATGGGTTGTCTTCTAGTGCAGGGCTCTATCTTAATTTCTTACCCATTATTATGGATTGGCAAGCTCACACCAAAATATCCAGTTGTCTTAGATCGATTCAGTGCGATATGAATGATATGGAGAAGCACAGCTTTTATCCATTGCTAGATCTTGAGCTAGCCATTGGATGCAACGTGCAAAGTTCGTTTATCTATGATGAATATCCGACTAGCGAAATGGTTTGGGCAAATGACGGACTAACGGTTGAGGTCGAACAAGTGGCTGGCAGCCCCGGTCTTGCGCTGAGCTGCCGTTTGACGCCTGGAAACGAGGGGTTGGGCGTTACGATCATATATCGACAACAGTTATTGAGGGATGGGCAAGCACAGTGGGTATTGGCGAGGTTGTTGAGAATTTTTGACGAGTTGCCGTTTGTAGCAGAAGAGCCACATATCTCTCTAGATGAGTCCTCGGAATGA